The window TCCATGACTTGAGTTGGCGCAAATTAGTTTCACTTTAATCAGGAGATGTATTATTCTGAATTTATACATACACATGTTtataataaatacataataaCTCTTTTATGATTTGGAAatcattatttatttctttattttcttgtaGAAGCATTTTGACTCTTGAACGTCTAACTGCTCCAATATTGActtgattaattatttgttgaataaatTCAACGAACCGCTTCATACGTGTTGATATTTAGTGTGTTGGTCTAAGTCACAGATCGCTATGCTGAAATTCAATTTCGCATCGTTTTTGATGAATAATTATGTTCAGTCTATTTTGGATTTGAAATGCTTCCTTttgtgattataaataatcaattggTTACACTCGACACTAAACCTATTTACACTTAGATACTGATTCTACGTATAAATGATGCATCCTGAAACATTATGAACTTTATTTTTTACTAAGATTTGAACAATGAACTTTTTTCATAACTTGTGGTTGCTTCAATTTACGATTTGTTTGGTTATGTATCTACATGTTCTTTGGTTTGTGAAATTCTATAtcatacttaattattattttctgtCTTAATTATAGTTTTGACTTTTGAGTCATCGCTATTACATATTAcgttaaattatgttttatataatgCAATTAAAAAAGGGAAGATTAGTATATGTATAGttagaaaaaacaaaaattttaaaattagtataatgtaagtttattttaaataaatgatataaacgaggcaaaaaaattatcaataacccacttaatatattttaaggaAAACATAATCTGTTTGATAACTAACAATataatattgttgttgttgttagtATTTTTTATGAGCTTTATTTTTAACTAGTCTTATATCACTCtgttaaatagaatatataatttattttacaatttgAAATCAATCCTATTAAATTTCAGATAACACAGGGTATTATACGTTGAAAGATGAAAAGTCAATTCCAAAAGTGCATCAGAGAATATCTCAAAATTATAACATTGTTTAATCTTAACACATGCGAATTTTATATCTTCATCCAATGATGTAAACATAGAAtcaagtgaatattttatttttaaagtaaaatGAAGATTGAATATTTagtttttcaaaaacaaatataatatatatccatGTTTTgggtaaaataattttttttttctttttgaaactggtaaaataattaaaataccgTTAATATTTTACTCACCATTCGCTACACTATAGCTCACCAGATTAGGCCTGTCAATGGATCGGATCGacctaaatccatatccatatccatttattttatcggattcggatcggatcgggatcGGATTTTTCTTAAGCCggtccatatccatatccatttggATCACGGAtctcggatcggatatccgatccatttactATATATAGAAATGAATGATAAAAAATGAATTATCATGTAGAAATGAATTTATTTCCATgttaaatcatttaaaaaatgaatttattatatacaaGATTGAAGAATGCATTAAACAAAATAAGGAAAAATGAAAGGCCAAGTCTAGTTGTCTAATCTTAAAAAACAATACCAAAATGGGAAGATAAATacctgaaaaaataaataaagaatgtaaacatcaaaaataaataaaaaaaacaccgGCGAGTGGTGACTGGCAGGAGACATAAAAGAGACTATTAGGCCGTTTGGCTTACCTTAAAAGaaatgacttcttgcttataataaagaagtggagcagaagtgagaagtaaataagttaataaagtgtttgtaaaagaagcagaagctgtgagagagaagctagcattcttagcttcttaaaagtgcttctacttctttacacaaacgggtcaaaaaaaagcagaagccagaagcagcccCGGCTTCTTATAAACAAACACCCCCTATATCATGGTCCAGCAAGCTTACACATGAATCTTTACCGCTGCATTGCTGCATATTAGCCCCATTGTAAGTTTTTATGTTAATCAATAGTAACTGAATTAAATATAACTAACTAATAACTCTCATTCTGTAAATACTATtgggaataaaatatattattatataatatataatatatattttttaattaattaattattaaccgGATCGGGTCATAAACGGATCAGATCAcactaaatccatatccaaccCATTTATTATCGGATTTATCTTATCGGATCGCTTTTCGGATCGaatttcttttttgttaaatttatatcCGCTAAAATGACCCCGGATCgaatcgggtcggatcggattttCGCTCCATTGACAGGCCTACACCATATCACATGTTCATGGATCGGAGATGGGCCAGATGGCAGAGGACACTCGTAACTTCAGTACTCTGCGTTGTAGTGAGACTGAGGACTGAAGCCATCTCCAGCagttgtgatccaaaaatccaaatttggattatcaactgatccaaattctgatccaaaatTCTGACCAACTCCAGCAGCGTGAttcaaattctgatccaaattactttttgtatattatattacataaattttatattaaactatataatcttaaatttattttttaatcattattaactacttatattatatttaattaatttaattatttttttaaacatcgatcaaagtatctcaaaatcaaGGAAATGAAGATGAAACTCAAGGATCTCAAAATGATATGAATAGTTACGAACAATATTTTGACTATCTAGGAGGAAATAGGAATAATCTGTTCGactaaatcaaaaatttatatttatcgtaCTGTTTTCTAGTTATTTTCCggtattgtaattttattttatacattttatatgcttataattttatgcatgtaatgtactcttttttttaatttcaatgaaatttgctTTCCTACTATTCTAAgtttttactaaaacattaattatatttattattaattttaaacaattattaattaaatattaataatcacaaattaattttaagtccgataaacaaaacatatagaaataacaaaatcattattttataataaagtaggtgatccaaatttggatcagtgaacagtggtgatccaaatttggatcagtactattcactgatccaaatttggatcactttttggATCACTGCTGGAGCAGAATTTGGGGTaatctgccccaaatttggatctttGGATCACTGCTGGGTTTGCCCTGAGAAGGCCCAActttttttaccttttttttaGGAGAAGGcccaaatttttaattttttaacttgTTCTTGAAATCTCCAACGGCTTAGTAAGGGCATTGGGGTAAATATACACAGGGAAACTTCAACTGATGGCAAGTCTGGGCAGAAAAGCCACTTTTAGCAAAGACGAGTGCTTCGACTTTACATCACTACACCAGTCACATTTATCACTTAACACATCACTgttttactttgaacttgctcgcaTTGACACGTAAATATCATCTTTCATTTTTCTACTACTACTGCAGTACTCCCCTATATCTTCTAGTTCTTGATATTGACcttcttgatttttttcatttcttgAAATTTGTCGGCTACCCTTTTCAATTAAACCTGCAATGGAAAAAGGGTCGAGTTCAGAAATTTCAGAAAAGGTTCATACAAAAAAGGGTCTAAAAAAATTGAGCTCAATGTTACCAAAGGTGGAGCCTTTTTTACCAAGAAGAGATCATAACCCTAGAGAGTTGATTTCTTGGGCTAAGAGGACTGGTTTTCGATCAACTTTTTCTGGTGAAACTGGGACTAGTTTGAGCGAGAAGGGTCATAGTCAGAGTGAAAGAAATGAGAGTGAAGGGTTTGATTTAGAGAAGGGGTTGGATAAAAATGGGTCAAGTTCACCCAAGTTTGAGATTGATCCGATTCTGGGAAGAACTAGAGACAGAGGGTCTGAAATTGAGCAAGTTAGGGAAGGATTGAGGAAGAACGAGAGAGAAGGGAATGAAAGGTTGAATGGAGTTGTGAGAGGTGATAATCTGAGGAGTAGAAATGAAGTTGAGTCGATTTTTAGTGATATTGATGAGGTGAGGGTAGCTGGTTTGAGTAGAAATAGAAATGGAGGTAGAGGTGATGACAGCCGCAGAGATGTGGCAAGTAATGTGCCCCTGAGTGAGTTCAAGAAAGATGATGAAGATGTTGAGAGAGATGCAGGAGTTGACGTTCATCAGAGTGGAGAGGAATCTGGTGATGAAGGATGGCAGAAGTCATTTTCATTGAAGTGTGGGATGAGAGATAATCCGGGTTTTGGTGAGTTTAAATTTACTCTTTTGATGCTAATGTGGTTTGTGGGGAATTATATGTTTGATGGTTCAGTTGTTATTGTTAATGTTGGTATATGTAGTGAAGTATTTTAAGTACGAAATTAGGTTAAGGAGCTCTTGCTATCATCTTAAAATTACAAGGCAGCTAATCTTTGAACACCAGTAATGACTTTGGAAGTTATCTTTGTGAGATTAACATTTAATGCTCAATGTCTATgttaatctaaaatattaagctGATAATCACATCATTATGTACTATTGGCGAGTGAATATGGTTATCTCGAAAGTAACAGCCTCATGTATAAGGTCCTCGCGATAAGGCATGTACTAGGACAcaattggacttgctctaacgtCCTCTGCTCTGGTTTTCCTAAAACATAGACGtgattgaattatataattttatctcaatTTTTTCGATAGTGAATCAGTAGATGATCTGACAACCCTTTAATTGTTTCCCCTGATTTGCAGTACCACTTATATGTTACGGTTTGCAGCACTATATATCGCTTGCTGGTTCTCTGATTTTCATACCGCTGATCATCGTACCTACCATGGGTGGAACTGATGTGAGTATCTCATAACTAACAATACTACATTCTGGTGTCATTTGAATGAGAGGTTTCAATACAGTCTACTGACATCGTTCCTGGTTATAATGACAGAAGGATACATCATATGTCATTTCCACAATGCTATTTGTGTCAGGAGTGACCACAATACTGCAGTCTTACTTCGGAACTCGGCTTCCATTAGTTCAAGGGAGCTCATTTGTGTATTTAGCTCCAGCTTTGGTTATTATGAATTCCCAGGAGTTCCGAAATCTGACTGAACATGTAAGTGATTCACAACTTCAATTGCTTGTTTAATGTACAATGACTCTGTCTCTGTAATTGGCAGAACATGACATATATGGGATAGGCGCTAACAAATGTCTCAAACTTAAAGAGCTTTTTAGGTACTTAATATCACACGGGACAGATAGATGATGCCCAGCTCttaaatatacatgtataaGAATTGCTCGATTAAgaagtaaaatgaaaattaaatgtatttaatATGTATCCATAGAAACTCCATGCCCTTTATGTATCTAtttatctttcttttcttaatATAAACACTGTCCCTGGATTTAGGCAGTAGATATAGATCTTATTTGCAGTGCCAATGTACTGTGACCCGAGAAAGCAGAAATTCTGTCCTCTCCCGACCACCGAAAGTAATAAACAACTACAACAAAAGGAATCAGATTACCCTCACAAAGTAAGATCTTAGATAAAAGAGGATCAATGGTTTTAAAGAGTTTGACGTGATAACTGCTGTAGTTAGGTCAAAAGTCTCTTTTGATAGCTGAAATGTGCAACACATGTAATCATATCTTCCCAATGAATGCGAATTGTCATTTTGGAGACTAgacttatttaatatttttatcatgtGCAGAAATTTAGGTATACTATGAGGGAACTGCAAGGGGCCATCATTGTTGGGTCGACTTTCCAGAGCATCTTAGGCTTTAGTGGTCTGATGACCCTTTTGTTAAGGTGCTCTCTAATCTTAGTCCAACCTTTTTATCTTGGGATGAAACCGTAATGATACATACTGAGCTTATTTCTATGACATCTTGCTTCAGGTTTATAAACCCTCTCGTTGTTGCACCTACTGTTGCTGCAGTGGGCTTGGCCTTTTTTAGCTATGGGTTTCCCCAAGCTGGTAGCTGTGTGGAGATAAGCATTCCCCAGATTTTATTGGTGCTCCTTTTCACCTTGGTAAGCAACTTTGCAAATTAATTAACACGACAATTTGGTTCTTCGGAATTAGATAATGGTAGATCTAATCACTATCGGTTTGAAAAGCTATTTTTGAACGTATAATATGTTTTTCAACTAGATGGCAGAAAATTAGACTTGAAAAAAAACAATTTCTAAAACTTAGATCAATAAATATATGAAGGATTGATTATATATTGTAAAAGTTCTTCATGCCCAGcttaattgtttttcttttccctttttaCTAGTACCTTCGAGGAGTATCTGTGTCTGGACATCGAATATTTTGGATATATGCGGTATGTACTTTTATCATACTTTTAGTGTTATGCTTTTTGATTCGTTTTAGAAAATAACAGATGCCATTttcagttaaaaaaaataaaaataaaaaatgcaagctttcCATTTTTTCCCAACCTATTCTACCAGAAAAATGATAGATAAAAAATTCAACTCTATAGCAGTGATcagaaaaaaagagagaagaacTTGTAGTGTTTTAATGCAGAACAATTCTTGGTAGACGTTAATTTTGCCAACACCTTCCCCTAGATTCCAAACATCTTGAGTTtatattttaggttgtttttttGAGTACTTCTTTTGGCATAATATATTTACTGCAGGTTCCTTTGAGTGTTGTTATTACATGGACATATGCATTCTTTCTGACAGCTGGAGGAGCATACAGTTACAAAGGTTGTGTTTCTAACATACCAAGCTCCAATATCTTAATTGACGCTTGCAGAAAGCATGCACAAACCATGAAGCACTGCAGGACGGACGTGTCCGATGCATGGCACACTGCCGCTTGGGTCAGGGTTCCATACCCTTTGCAGTGGGGTACTCCAATATTCCATTTGAGGACTTCAATCATCATGATAATTGTATCACTGATTGCAACAGTGGACTCGGTTAGTTTCTAGCTATAACATTGCAAGTCTTGTTTAAAGAAAACAAAGCTCATGCCTAGTCTGCTGTTATTGTACCTGACCAGGTTGGAACGTACCACTCTGCATCCGTTCGAATTAGTTTAAGGCCTCCTACCCCTGGTATTGTCAGCAGAGGAATTGGCTTGGAAGGTTTCTGTAGTGTACTGGCTGGATTCTGGGGAACAGGGACCGGGTCAACAACTTTGACGGAGAACGTCCACACTATTAACATAACTAGAGTAGCAAATCGCAGGGCTATGGAACTTGGGGCAGCATTTTTGATCCTTTTCTCATTCATAGGTATGTATTTTTTGACTTGAAGATTTAACTCCATATCAATAAAAATACTCAATTTTGTGTAATTTTATGTACACCTACCTATCTAGAATCCTAGATATTGGTATTGGTTGAAAACCAGAACCTTGTTGGGGAACTTCAATCTAaaccaaattttttttgaatgtgAGTCTTGGACTCTTGGCCCTTCTTATCAAAAGAAAACATATGGAGTTGAGAGTGCTTATGTACTAAGGACTACTCTTCACAGGCTGAAAGGTCAACGAATAATTTATGATCTATGTTTGATTCTTGATAGGGAAAGTGGGCGCAGTTCTTGCTTCCATACCACTATCATTGGCAGCAGCAACACTGTGCTTCATCTGGGCTCTGACTGTAGCATTAGGTCTATCGACATTGCAGTATACTCAAACATCAAGCTTTAGAAGCACCACAATAGTTGGTGTATCCTTGTTTCTTGGTTTCTCCATCCCAGCATATATTCAACAATATCGGCCGGAGTCCATCTTAATCCTGCCTAGTTATTTTCTACCTTATTCTGCAGCATCAGATGGTCCGTTTCACACCGCTAATAAACAAGTATGCCATTATTATCTCTTCTCATGTGATATATTATTGGTTTCATTCCTTCATAGATGAGTTTCTTGAGTGACCCTTTGGCTAAGCCAAAAAACAGTCACATTACATGTATAGCGAGTACAAAAGGTTGACTACATAAATTAGTTAAATACCAAGGACCAAGGCCTATTTTCAATAGAGTCTATGTTCCTTATCTGATATCTGGATGTGACGCTGATACTTTCCGTATCATTCATGATCCAAATGCGAAACCAAACATATCCAATATATCCTCGAAGTAAAAACCAAACATACCCAGTACCCCGTAGAGTGTCTGGGCTTTTGAGTCCTTCCATATGGTAActagtaagaaacaaaaacatATCATTCCAAGTCGTGGGTAAATGTTAAAGATTGGCATAGCATAAGACTTAGTGTCGAAGATTAATGTCCCAAAAAAATTGTGATGTGAGTCTCATATCATAATATCTGAAATTTTTTAGAAACTTATACTGTGCAAAACTTTGTGACTTCTAAAAGCAAGCTCATTATTTAGATCAATGTATTGAGTTATACATTTTCTTGCACCATCTTGGATCCTTTATTATTATGATCTGATTTTTGTGTGGAATTGGCTACCAGCTCAACTTTGCTACAAATGCACTTCTATCAATGAACATGGTGGTGACATTCTTGGTGGCATTTGTACTCGACAACACTGTCCCAGGTAGCCAGCAAAAACGAGGTGTATATATTTGGTCCAATGCTGAAGAAGCCACCACGGATCTTTCAGATTATTCCCTGCCTAATAAGGTTGCCCGGTGTTTTCATTGGGCAAAATGTTTGGGGGCATGATTTTTTGCACAGACAGAGAGATTGTTTGTAGAAGTTGCTGGACTTAAAGGCTGGCATCTAAAGATTGTAGCCGAACTATAGGTTGAAACATGAAAGTGACATCCTCaaactatacaaattatacACCTAGTTCATTTAGAGTAACTCATAGTCAGCGACTGTGTTTTTGATTTTGGAAGTGAGAAAAACTACATAACTCTTGCAGTGTCAAAAGCTCTTTTAGTATTTATGAAAAGAAACATACTAGCACCTGCCTATCTACgtctttatattttattgtgtCGGGGTAAAAGAGCTACCTGATTCTTTTTCCTTATTTGCGTGTTTTTGTTGTGATGGAGGACTAAAGATCATATGGCAGGTATGGCTCCTCCATCAGGTCTTGCAATGATAGAGCTGGGCTATAGCATGtcatatttttcagattttagtTGCACTATTGCAGCATTGTTCGTCTTGGCCAATTTTGTTAGCGAGTAGTGATATGCACAATGTACATGATATATTGTGACAGCCCAAATCCGGGGTGAAGATTTGGTGTCGccaacaaaagaaataaaataaataatgaacTAAACTAACAACTTAGTAGATAATTCTGATAATATTCAACTACACCCCTGAACAAGGATCTTGCCAGGTTTAAGTCTGAGATAGGTTCTAACAACTATTACAACTTATAACAACGTCACATGATCATCTCTAGACGAGGTTACAGTTACAACCATAAAagtgatataatattacaacCCAA of the Daucus carota subsp. sativus chromosome 4, DH1 v3.0, whole genome shotgun sequence genome contains:
- the LOC108219568 gene encoding nucleobase-ascorbate transporter 11, whose product is MEKGSSSEISEKVHTKKGLKKLSSMLPKVEPFLPRRDHNPRELISWAKRTGFRSTFSGETGTSLSEKGHSQSERNESEGFDLEKGLDKNGSSSPKFEIDPILGRTRDRGSEIEQVREGLRKNEREGNERLNGVVRGDNLRSRNEVESIFSDIDEVRVAGLSRNRNGGRGDDSRRDVASNVPLSEFKKDDEDVERDAGVDVHQSGEESGDEGWQKSFSLKCGMRDNPGFVPLICYGLQHYISLAGSLIFIPLIIVPTMGGTDKDTSYVISTMLFVSGVTTILQSYFGTRLPLVQGSSFVYLAPALVIMNSQEFRNLTEHKFRYTMRELQGAIIVGSTFQSILGFSGLMTLLLRFINPLVVAPTVAAVGLAFFSYGFPQAGSCVEISIPQILLVLLFTLYLRGVSVSGHRIFWIYAVPLSVVITWTYAFFLTAGGAYSYKGCVSNIPSSNILIDACRKHAQTMKHCRTDVSDAWHTAAWVRVPYPLQWGTPIFHLRTSIIMIIVSLIATVDSVGTYHSASVRISLRPPTPGIVSRGIGLEGFCSVLAGFWGTGTGSTTLTENVHTINITRVANRRAMELGAAFLILFSFIGKVGAVLASIPLSLAAATLCFIWALTVALGLSTLQYTQTSSFRSTTIVGVSLFLGFSIPAYIQQYRPESILILPSYFLPYSAASDGPFHTANKQLNFATNALLSMNMVVTFLVAFVLDNTVPGSQQKRGVYIWSNAEEATTDLSDYSLPNKVARCFHWAKCLGA